In one Corallococcus sp. EGB genomic region, the following are encoded:
- a CDS encoding aminopeptidase P family protein has product MGLEQTQGAAARERIARLRQVMRERGVAAVWVPTSDPHLSTYLPGRWKGREWASGFTGSLATLVVTADDAGLWVDSRYWEQADAQLKGSGIATVRTTNAPGQSPLDWLAANIPQGQTVAVDGAVLGLGQARAAAAQLSAVGVVLRTDLDVVAEAWTDRPPLPAAPVYAHALSPVSRTDKLRAVRAEMGVLGATHHFISTLDDVAWLTNLRGADVDHIPVFLAHLLVEPGGARLFIGEGKVPDALRAALEADGITLHPYDEAARALAALPEGARLLVDPRRITYGLRQAVGKGVTVVEGLNPSTVAKSRKTDAELAHFRDAMEQDGAALCAFFAWFESALGREPITELTVDERLSAERAKRPGFVSLSFSTIAAFNANAAMPHYRATRTSHATVCLPGQEPQGLLLIDSGGQYTSGTTDITRVVPVGEPTPEQRRDFTLVLRGMINLSRARFPRGTRSPNLDALARAPLWAEGLDYGHGTGHGVGFFLNVHEGPHGFSPTMSNDITTAMEPGMITSNEPGLYRPGRWGIRIENLIAAVPDRKTEFGDFLRFETLSLCPIDTRLVDAALLSREEQDWLNAYHATVRERLQPHVQGAARDWLLQRTQPIG; this is encoded by the coding sequence GCCACGCTGGTGGTGACCGCCGACGATGCGGGCCTCTGGGTGGACAGCCGCTACTGGGAGCAGGCCGACGCCCAGTTGAAGGGCAGCGGCATCGCGACGGTGCGGACGACGAACGCGCCCGGACAGTCCCCGCTGGACTGGCTGGCCGCGAACATCCCGCAGGGGCAGACGGTGGCGGTGGACGGGGCGGTGCTGGGGCTGGGGCAGGCCCGCGCGGCGGCAGCGCAGCTGTCGGCGGTGGGGGTGGTGCTGCGCACGGACCTGGACGTGGTGGCGGAGGCGTGGACGGACCGGCCGCCCCTCCCCGCCGCGCCCGTGTACGCGCATGCGCTGTCGCCCGTGTCGCGCACCGACAAGCTGCGGGCCGTGCGCGCGGAGATGGGCGTGCTGGGCGCCACGCATCACTTCATCTCCACGCTGGACGACGTCGCGTGGCTGACCAACCTGCGCGGCGCGGACGTGGACCACATCCCGGTGTTCCTCGCGCACCTGCTGGTGGAGCCCGGAGGGGCCCGCCTGTTCATTGGCGAGGGCAAGGTGCCGGACGCGCTGCGCGCGGCGCTGGAGGCGGACGGCATCACCCTGCACCCGTACGACGAGGCGGCCCGCGCGCTGGCGGCGCTGCCCGAGGGAGCCCGGCTCCTGGTGGACCCTCGGCGCATCACCTACGGGCTGAGGCAGGCGGTGGGCAAGGGCGTCACCGTGGTGGAGGGGCTCAACCCGTCCACCGTGGCCAAGTCGCGCAAGACGGACGCGGAGCTCGCGCACTTCCGCGACGCCATGGAGCAGGACGGCGCCGCGCTGTGCGCGTTCTTCGCCTGGTTCGAGTCCGCCCTGGGCCGTGAGCCCATCACCGAGCTGACCGTGGACGAGCGCCTCTCCGCGGAGCGGGCGAAGCGCCCGGGCTTCGTGTCGCTCAGCTTCTCCACCATCGCCGCGTTCAACGCGAACGCCGCCATGCCGCACTACCGCGCGACGCGGACCTCGCACGCGACGGTGTGCCTGCCGGGGCAGGAGCCCCAGGGCCTGCTGCTCATCGACTCCGGCGGCCAGTACACGTCCGGCACCACGGACATCACCCGGGTGGTGCCCGTGGGCGAGCCCACGCCCGAGCAGCGTCGCGACTTCACGCTGGTGCTGCGCGGGATGATCAACCTGTCCCGCGCCCGCTTCCCCCGGGGCACCCGTTCCCCGAACCTGGACGCGCTGGCGCGCGCGCCGCTCTGGGCGGAGGGGCTGGACTATGGCCACGGCACGGGCCACGGCGTGGGCTTCTTCCTCAACGTCCACGAAGGGCCGCACGGCTTCTCCCCGACGATGTCCAATGACATCACCACCGCGATGGAGCCGGGGATGATCACCTCCAACGAACCCGGCCTCTACCGGCCGGGCCGCTGGGGCATCCGCATCGAAAACCTCATCGCCGCCGTGCCGGACCGGAAGACGGAGTTCGGCGACTTCCTGCGCTTCGAGACGCTCAGCCTCTGCCCCATCGACACGCGGTTGGTGGACGCGGCCCTGTTGTCCCGGGAGGAGCAGGACTGGCTCAATGCCTATCACGCCACCGTGCGCGAGCGGCTCCAGCCCCACGTCCAGGGCGCCGCGCGCGACTGGCTGCTCCAGCGCACCCAGCCGATTGGATAG